The following coding sequences are from one Pocillopora verrucosa isolate sample1 chromosome 5, ASM3666991v2, whole genome shotgun sequence window:
- the LOC131797547 gene encoding uromodulin-like isoform X2, producing MWWLFCHLRFVLFASTMGFVAANDQCRTEVNIQGMALESHVFKRWSPAAPHLCDAKCGQEIKCQSYNYNRKYQICELNNRTKEARPENFLSAPAWFYIRRLNGRAPLGSIPELPALSCHEIKASEGKNTISGKYWMDPTRKGKAKLIYCDMVNEDMDECKFNISDCDVNANCTNTYGSYKCTCKVGYIGDGRSCSDIDECKGNHSCHVNATCTNTKGSYACTCHPGYTGNGGDCKDIDECKGNHSCHVNAACMNTLGSHVCHCHAGYTGNGQNCTDIDECQKNTHNCHLNATCQNTNGSFVCTCLFGFNGDGRNCTDIDECSQINTCDKNASCSNTQGSYSCACNPKYIGDGLTCKADPCYNYRNLSDADRKSTYITPYGGEKCDYDSLISGEWYRFVGDAGTKMPTQCVPDNRCGTRLSGWLKGGHPTLADGEVSSEVCFTRGGDCCKKSINIKVKDCGSYFIYKLLKVPACDLRYCGTD from the exons ATGTGGTGGCTGTTCTGCCATTTAAGATTCGTCCTTTTCGCTTCTACCATGGGGTTTGTCGCAGCTAATGATCAATGTAGGACAGAAGTAAACATACAAGGAATGGCTCTCGAGAGTCATGTCTTCAAAAGGTGGTCACCGGCGGCTCCTCACCTTTGCGATGCCAAATGTGGACAAGAGATCAAGTGTCAAAGCTATAACTACAATCGAAAATACCAaatatgtgaactaaataaccgcACCAAGGAGGCGAGACCAGAGAATTTCCTTTCAGCACCCGCGTGGTTTTACATCCGACGATTGAACGGCAGAG CTCCCTTAGGTTCTATCCCTGAATTACCGGCGCTGTCTTGTCACGAAATAAAGGCGAGTGAAGGTAAAAACACCATAAGCGGCAAGTACTGGATGGATCCAACtagaaaaggaaaagcaaaactgatttACTGTGATATGGTTAACGAAG ATATGGATGAATGTAAATTTAACATCAGTGACTGCGACGTGAATGCAAACTGTACTAACACATATGGTTCTTACAAATGCACATGTAAAGTGGGATACATCGGCGATGGACGCTCGTGTTCAG atattgacgagtgtaaaggaaatcactcttgtcacgtgaatgctacaTGCACGAATACCAAAGGATCGTACGCTTGTACTTGTCACCccggatatactggaaatggaggcGACTGCAAAG atattgacgagtgtaaaggaaatcactcttgtcacgtgaatgctGCATGCATGAACAcccttggatcacatgtatgtcaTTGTCAcgctggatatactggaaatggacaaaactgCACAG atattgatgaatgccaaaaaaatactCACAATTGTCACCTGAACGCTACTTGTCAAAACACAAATGGATCTTTTGTGTGCACCTGTTTATTTGGATTTAACGGAGATGGACGGAACTGCACAG ACATTGATGAGTGTTCACAGATAAACACCTGCGATAAGAACGCCTCTTGCAGTAATACCCAGGGCTCGTACAGTTGCGCCTGTAATCCAAAATACATTGGGGATGGTCTGACTTGTAAAG ccGATCCGTGCTATAATTACAGAAACCTGAGCGATGCTGACAGAAAGAGCACCTACATCACACCCTACGGTGGAGAAAAATGTGACTACGATTCCTTAATATCCGGGGAATGGTATCGTTTCGTGGGagatgcaggaacaaaaatgccaacccAGTGCGTACCGGATAATAGATGTGGTACGCGCCTCTCAGGCTGGCTAAAAGGTGGTCACCCCACATTGGCAGATGGTGAGGTTTCCTCCGAGGTCTGCTTTACCAGAGGTGGAGATTGCTGCAAGAAATCAATTAACATTAAAGTGAAAGACTGCGGAtcctactttatttacaaactaCTAAAGGTACCTGCTTGTGATCTGCGCTACTGTGGCACAGACTAA
- the LOC131797547 gene encoding adhesion G protein-coupled receptor E2-like isoform X1 — MWWLFCHLRFVLFASTMGFVAANDQCRTEVNIQGMALESHVFKRWSPAAPHLCDAKCGQEIKCQSYNYNRKYQICELNNRTKEARPENFLSAPAWFYIRRLNGRAPLGSIPELPALSCHEIKASEGKNTISGKYWMDPTRKGKAKLIYCDMVNEDMDECKFNISDCDVNANCTNTYGSYKCTCKVGYIGDGRSCSDIDECKGNHSCHVNATCTNTKGSYACTCHPGYTGNGGDCKDIDECKGNHSCHVNAACMNTLGSHVCHCHAGYTGNGQNCTDIDECQKNTHNCHLNATCQNTNGSFVCTCLFGFNGDGRNCTDIDECARNLSCHVNANCTNTIGSRVCTCHTGYTGDGQTCSDIDECSQINTCDKNASCSNTQGSYSCACNPKYIGDGLTCKADPCYNYRNLSDADRKSTYITPYGGEKCDYDSLISGEWYRFVGDAGTKMPTQCVPDNRCGTRLSGWLKGGHPTLADGEVSSEVCFTRGGDCCKKSINIKVKDCGSYFIYKLLKVPACDLRYCGTD, encoded by the exons ATGTGGTGGCTGTTCTGCCATTTAAGATTCGTCCTTTTCGCTTCTACCATGGGGTTTGTCGCAGCTAATGATCAATGTAGGACAGAAGTAAACATACAAGGAATGGCTCTCGAGAGTCATGTCTTCAAAAGGTGGTCACCGGCGGCTCCTCACCTTTGCGATGCCAAATGTGGACAAGAGATCAAGTGTCAAAGCTATAACTACAATCGAAAATACCAaatatgtgaactaaataaccgcACCAAGGAGGCGAGACCAGAGAATTTCCTTTCAGCACCCGCGTGGTTTTACATCCGACGATTGAACGGCAGAG CTCCCTTAGGTTCTATCCCTGAATTACCGGCGCTGTCTTGTCACGAAATAAAGGCGAGTGAAGGTAAAAACACCATAAGCGGCAAGTACTGGATGGATCCAACtagaaaaggaaaagcaaaactgatttACTGTGATATGGTTAACGAAG ATATGGATGAATGTAAATTTAACATCAGTGACTGCGACGTGAATGCAAACTGTACTAACACATATGGTTCTTACAAATGCACATGTAAAGTGGGATACATCGGCGATGGACGCTCGTGTTCAG atattgacgagtgtaaaggaaatcactcttgtcacgtgaatgctacaTGCACGAATACCAAAGGATCGTACGCTTGTACTTGTCACCccggatatactggaaatggaggcGACTGCAAAG atattgacgagtgtaaaggaaatcactcttgtcacgtgaatgctGCATGCATGAACAcccttggatcacatgtatgtcaTTGTCAcgctggatatactggaaatggacaaaactgCACAG atattgatgaatgccaaaaaaatactCACAATTGTCACCTGAACGCTACTTGTCAAAACACAAATGGATCTTTTGTGTGCACCTGTTTATTTGGATTTAACGGAGATGGACGGAACTGCACAG atattgacgaatgtgcaAGAAATCTTTCTTGTCATGTGAATGCTAACTGTACCAACACAATTGGATCACGTGTATGTACATGCCACACTGGATACACTGGTGACGGACAAACTTGCTCAG ACATTGATGAGTGTTCACAGATAAACACCTGCGATAAGAACGCCTCTTGCAGTAATACCCAGGGCTCGTACAGTTGCGCCTGTAATCCAAAATACATTGGGGATGGTCTGACTTGTAAAG ccGATCCGTGCTATAATTACAGAAACCTGAGCGATGCTGACAGAAAGAGCACCTACATCACACCCTACGGTGGAGAAAAATGTGACTACGATTCCTTAATATCCGGGGAATGGTATCGTTTCGTGGGagatgcaggaacaaaaatgccaacccAGTGCGTACCGGATAATAGATGTGGTACGCGCCTCTCAGGCTGGCTAAAAGGTGGTCACCCCACATTGGCAGATGGTGAGGTTTCCTCCGAGGTCTGCTTTACCAGAGGTGGAGATTGCTGCAAGAAATCAATTAACATTAAAGTGAAAGACTGCGGAtcctactttatttacaaactaCTAAAGGTACCTGCTTGTGATCTGCGCTACTGTGGCACAGACTAA
- the LOC131797547 gene encoding uromodulin-like isoform X3 — protein sequence MWWLFCHLRFVLFASTMGFVAANDQCRTEVNIQGMALESHVFKRWSPAAPHLCDAKCGQEIKCQSYNYNRKYQICELNNRTKEARPENFLSAPAWFYIRRLNGRAPLGSIPELPALSCHEIKASEGKNTISGKYWMDPTRKGKAKLIYCDMVNEDMDECKFNISDCDVNANCTNTYGSYKCTCKVGYIGDGRSCSDIDECKGNHSCHVNAACMNTLGSHVCHCHAGYTGNGQNCTDIDECQKNTHNCHLNATCQNTNGSFVCTCLFGFNGDGRNCTDIDECARNLSCHVNANCTNTIGSRVCTCHTGYTGDGQTCSDIDECSQINTCDKNASCSNTQGSYSCACNPKYIGDGLTCKADPCYNYRNLSDADRKSTYITPYGGEKCDYDSLISGEWYRFVGDAGTKMPTQCVPDNRCGTRLSGWLKGGHPTLADGEVSSEVCFTRGGDCCKKSINIKVKDCGSYFIYKLLKVPACDLRYCGTD from the exons ATGTGGTGGCTGTTCTGCCATTTAAGATTCGTCCTTTTCGCTTCTACCATGGGGTTTGTCGCAGCTAATGATCAATGTAGGACAGAAGTAAACATACAAGGAATGGCTCTCGAGAGTCATGTCTTCAAAAGGTGGTCACCGGCGGCTCCTCACCTTTGCGATGCCAAATGTGGACAAGAGATCAAGTGTCAAAGCTATAACTACAATCGAAAATACCAaatatgtgaactaaataaccgcACCAAGGAGGCGAGACCAGAGAATTTCCTTTCAGCACCCGCGTGGTTTTACATCCGACGATTGAACGGCAGAG CTCCCTTAGGTTCTATCCCTGAATTACCGGCGCTGTCTTGTCACGAAATAAAGGCGAGTGAAGGTAAAAACACCATAAGCGGCAAGTACTGGATGGATCCAACtagaaaaggaaaagcaaaactgatttACTGTGATATGGTTAACGAAG ATATGGATGAATGTAAATTTAACATCAGTGACTGCGACGTGAATGCAAACTGTACTAACACATATGGTTCTTACAAATGCACATGTAAAGTGGGATACATCGGCGATGGACGCTCGTGTTCAG atattgacgagtgtaaaggaaatcactcttgtcacgtgaatgctGCATGCATGAACAcccttggatcacatgtatgtcaTTGTCAcgctggatatactggaaatggacaaaactgCACAG atattgatgaatgccaaaaaaatactCACAATTGTCACCTGAACGCTACTTGTCAAAACACAAATGGATCTTTTGTGTGCACCTGTTTATTTGGATTTAACGGAGATGGACGGAACTGCACAG atattgacgaatgtgcaAGAAATCTTTCTTGTCATGTGAATGCTAACTGTACCAACACAATTGGATCACGTGTATGTACATGCCACACTGGATACACTGGTGACGGACAAACTTGCTCAG ACATTGATGAGTGTTCACAGATAAACACCTGCGATAAGAACGCCTCTTGCAGTAATACCCAGGGCTCGTACAGTTGCGCCTGTAATCCAAAATACATTGGGGATGGTCTGACTTGTAAAG ccGATCCGTGCTATAATTACAGAAACCTGAGCGATGCTGACAGAAAGAGCACCTACATCACACCCTACGGTGGAGAAAAATGTGACTACGATTCCTTAATATCCGGGGAATGGTATCGTTTCGTGGGagatgcaggaacaaaaatgccaacccAGTGCGTACCGGATAATAGATGTGGTACGCGCCTCTCAGGCTGGCTAAAAGGTGGTCACCCCACATTGGCAGATGGTGAGGTTTCCTCCGAGGTCTGCTTTACCAGAGGTGGAGATTGCTGCAAGAAATCAATTAACATTAAAGTGAAAGACTGCGGAtcctactttatttacaaactaCTAAAGGTACCTGCTTGTGATCTGCGCTACTGTGGCACAGACTAA